The sequence tctgatccacacaaagcacgttctcaaactggatatgtatttactcgtggaggcactgcaatttcttggcgttcacagaaacaaacacttgtaacaacttcatcaaatcatgccgagattattgcactacatgaagcaagccgtgaatgtgtgtggttaaaatcaatgactcaacatatccaaatctcatgcggattatcattcgacgagaagcctgtgatactatatgaagataatgctgcatgtgttgctcaaatgaaagaaggatacataaaaagcgacagaactaaacatattcctcctaagttcttcgcattcaccaaggagcttgagaagaataaatgtattgatgttcgtcacattcaatcaagtgaaaactcatcagatctcttcacaaaggcacttcctacgacaatattcagaaagcacatatataatattgggatgcgcaatctacgaaatttgtgaagaattgttcgtgtcaacatgagggggagtttacgtgactgcactctttttcccttactatggtttttatcccaatgggtttttcctagtaaggtttttaacgaggcagtataaaaacacgtaatgtatacaatcattatgatcatcatcacaagggggagtgttgaaaaattatttaaaaatgtgttaaatatttgtgttgaaaatgtgaatgttgaatgttgaaaattaggtaaaattaggtgttgaatattgaaaattagtgtgtgatgatgtaggtaatgatgtattNATAAgtattttaatatgttttaagtgttttatagaaaaaattataagtggaaaaaaaacttaaaatatgtgCTTGTATAAGagttttgtaaaatatttatgaaaatgttttaaaaatattttatacaaatataatgtttaaaaaatagttgagatgtgttttttttttgtgttttagaacttttaaaaactttttaaatgtaaaaaattTTTTATAGAATATTTGTTCAATAGTAGGTGTAGGACCGAACGCTTGCCactttatcaaaagttatagctggcggtaacggtgcaactcaaaatcttttaaatcatcaacagtTCAAGTACTACGTTTCGATTGTTATATCCAGTAAGGACAATTATTACGCCCATCAACCTCTCTATCAATAATTGAACTTTTTGATTTAATAAGAATTGAACCTAAGACATCGGCTCTGATATTAATTGTAGGACTGAACACCCTTCGTCTTACCAAAATTTATAGATTGTGATAACGatgcaattcaaatattttaaaccttaAAACTACTCAAACTCCATGTTTCGATAGTTCTATCTAACATGAACAactattgcacccaacaatagGTTTtttaagacggtctcacgggtctatATCCGTGAGACCGATCGACTCGACTTGTAcaagtaatacttttgacataaaaataataatttttcacgaGTTGGATAGGACTGTAGAACCATATtacaaaattgatctgtgagatcGTCTGGTCATACAGTTTTTGTGTATGTTCAAACACATATTTATTATTGAAACAACTTTCCTTTCTAAAATTTTTGTAGAGATCAATAAAACATTTTATGATAAACATTTTATAAGTAGTTATTCAAacaaaacttaaattttcaatGGATTGCTAAGAATGTGAAATTTCTACCCAGTCAATGTTTATTTATTCCTCATATTTGCCACCTTTTTTATGAGCTTGATaactcattattattattaataatattattatttttctctaatctaaatatttaaacatccgaacaatttataaataaaacctTACGGcatataaattatttcaaaagcttataaattgtataaaataaaagttcagCAGAATAAAATGTTAATGgattaaagaaaatataatcaaatcaaaatttcattttcaattaattttttagtcGAAGAAGATTTTTACGACCGACGTATCATCTCAAACTCGAAATCATAATATGAGCatagttgacccgtctcacagataaaaattcgtgagatgatatactaaaaaaaatgtattttttttacgaATTTTCAAGCTAAAAGTAATTTACTATAATTTAGTTTTGACCATGGTtactaataataaataaataaatccagCAAAAAGACAGCTCATGGTACAGAATCGGTTCTCGTCGAATTTTCTGCATTTTCAAACTTTTTTCGCATTCTATTCTCTACGCTTTTTACGCACATATCTCTGTCTCTCTCGCGACAGGGCACCCATTTCAGCCTCCTTCAACTCTCTCTGTCTTAGATCTGGTGTTCTGTGGAGGAAGCTTTGGATTTGATTATGTACGATCTTGTTCATTCTCATCGAGGAGTTTATTCGTTCAATTTATGATCATGTTTGTTGGGTTCTGTTTCTTGATTGCATTTTAGATCTAATTTATGATTTCCATTAATGGGAATTCAGCTACCAatttctctcattttttttcGTTCGTTCATATTACGAAACGCTTTTATCTATTgggttttaattgtttaaataatttGTTGGTATTAAATGGCATTTAAGGTTGCAAAATGGTAGTTCTGGATTTCATTGAATATGGTATGCTTCTTTCTTACCGTGGATTTCCATTTATCATGAAGTTGGGATCTTCAGTTTCTTGATTGTTTTTAGATCTAATTTCTGCCACCTATCTATATGAATTCGGCTCCCACCTTCCAATtcatatgtatatgcatgaaatGCTCTTTTTTATCGGTTTAGTTATGTTATTATATCAAGTGGCATTGAAGTTTTCGAAAGGATTAGTCTAAATTTCATTACTTATGATCTTGATTTTGCTATCAAGGAATTTCTGTTCAACGTGTGTTAATTTTTTGGATCTTTACTTTGTCGATTGAACGTTAGATCTGATTTCCGCTACCAGTTTATCTTAATTTGGCTACCATCACTATGATGATCTTGTTTggttgtatttttattatcgaATTCATCCTGGTGAAACAAAGAGAAGCAGTGCGAATTGGGAAGGGTTCAAATTCTTAGTATTGACATTTCACAACTCACATTCCTTGTTTTTGAAGTACTTATTGTAAATGCTGTGATAACTGATAAGAAAGAAATGACTGTTGCACTCTTGGTAAATGATTGGTTTTTTACCTTTTGACAGCTCAGACATTAAATTGGGAAGGGTTTTCAAATTTGGCTTCCTAATTCAAGGCTCAAATGAAGAAGGCTTTCGGTCAAACCGTTCGTGACATGTAAGATTTGTTGTATTAGCTTTGAACTTGTGGCATGATTTAAATTATACATTAGACATTAAACATCGTTGCTTCGTTTGTTTCTGGAATAGATTGTCTGCTTTCACTTCTTAACTTATTTTCTAATTTAccgatatatttatttttgcatcGATTGGTTCCAACTGTTTGATATAATATTCTGGCTTGGTTTTGATATCAACTTCTTAGCGATGTTTATTATACGATCTTGCAGTAAGAGAGAGGTTAATAAGAAAGTTCTTAAAGTTCCTTCCATCGAACAAAAGGTATTTGTATCCTTTTTCAATTCTGATTTGTCATTGAAGAGTGAAAACTTACCAGTTTTTTTTGTACGAGTTTTATGGGGTGTTGGGCTTTGGTTTTCAGGTTCTTGATGCAACTAGCAATGAGCCCTGGGGACCTCATGGACTGCTTCTTGCTGATATTGCACAGTCAACAAGAAACTAGTGAGTACTAGAAGTGCGAATTGCTTTGAGATGGCTTGCAAGCTTTACTAACGGGTTCAATCTGAGCTCAAATGAGCTCATTTACAATTGCTCAAAAGCTCAGgagctttttattttttattttatttttataatgaataaattaattattgttattatacaTTTAAACGTTGCTGAAAGCAACTAATatctaattaaataatgatctataatttttttagctTGTCTTGTGATGTATTTATTATAACAGTTTGAATTATATGATATACGTTAAAttgtaatttataataaattagtaaAAACCCGAGCTCGAGCTAGAGCTTGAACTCGCTCCTCTATTTCGAGCGATTTCATACCCTTGGAAATTGAGCTTGTTGGCTAAACTTGATTAGCATTCTTATGGATATGGAGTCCTGTTAAATTAAACAACTGATACTTTGTAATGCTCTTTTTCTGTttagaaaatacttattttgtaATTCACGCAGTCATGAATATCAGATGATCATGGGGGTACTCTGGAAGCGTATCAATGATACTGGAAAAAACTGGCGACATGTATATAAGGTATCCTTTTCTTACTGTACTTCCTACTTGGCTGTCGTACTCTGTGACTGacttgaattttattgtttaCATTCCCAATCCCCACAATTTATGGAAAATCTTTGATCCTTTTTGCCTATTATTTAATATCAAAAGTCCGttttaagaatttaaatttCAAGCTACATAGGCGTTATTTTTTGTGTTGATGTGTGACCTCCTTTTTTGCATGATGTTGTTACATTTTTTGAGGTGCTGTTCTCCGGTCTTCTTTTCTTTCTGACAAtgcaaatgaaaattttctattttttgtcCAGGCTTTAACGGTTTTGGAGTACTTGGTTGCTCATGGGTCTGAAAAGGTCATAGATGAGATTAGAGAACATGCATATCAAATATCGGTTAGTTGTTTATCATCTGGATCCATTGTCTTTAGATGTTCTTACATAGCAGGTTTGCTGGTGGagttcaaaatttttctttcttgcaGACATTGTCAGATTTTCAATACATTGATTCCAGTGGGAGGGACCAGGGAAACAATGTGAGAAAGAAATCTCAAAGTCTAGTGGTTCTTGTAAATGACAAGGAAAGAATTCAAGAAGTCCGCCAAAAGGCTGCTGCTAACAGAGACAAGTAAGTTGTCACTGAATGTTGTCTGATTGCACATATCGTTTTTGGAGGATTATTTTGTGGCTTCCTCTAGATTCATCATTTGAAGTTGGGTATTTTTTCTTACTGCATCATGGTTTGCCTATCTACTGTAATTATATTCGAAGGCTGCCTATTCCATACTTTTGTTGGGAGCTTTATATTTACTGATTGCACACTTGTGTTGCGTATTTTTTGATTGGCTAGGAATATACTTGATTTCTTGTGAAATTCTTGTGTTTGGAAATTTCAACTCttctattaaataatatttgagaTTATTTTGATTTCTGCTATTTCTTTGTATAAAATTTGATTATCTGGCGTTGCTTTTAGGTGTTGGATTGAGTCATGGGTTCAAGTTTGAGTTGTTTCAAGCCAGCAATTTAGGGGGACCCTTTCTTATTTTTCATGTGTTTTGTTCCTTTGACGTTATgatctcaaaattttaaaaattcactcTTGAGGATGGGATTATTATCGGGTTTTATCTGTCGTTCATTTAAGGATAATGAACTACTTTATGTTCAAGTATTGGATGACAAATATGAGTACTTTCTGATTTTAATGCTTTGATTAATTTCGAAAGTTTTACTTTTCTTCTATTCCTCTACATGAAAAACGGACAAACTGTAACAAGAAGAAAGTTATGAAAATGCTAGCACATATGATGCTAAAATGTTAATCACCTACATTTAATTGAAAGGTCTATCTTTTTTTCACCATTAATTCACATATAATGGAAAAGCTTACAACATCATAGTTTAGGCATTAGACAAAGAATCTTCATGATGATCATAGTGTTTCTGTTGCTGCgtatttatacattttttttcttgttgtgCTCTCTGAGGGTTGGTAAAAAGCGTTGCTGATTATTTTTCTTCTACTGTTGTACGGCATTAAATTTCTTTAAAGATGAGTACATTGGGTATGCAGTCGCTGTCTTGTCTAGCACCGCAAGATGCTCGATGCCTAAATTACTATCAGTCGAGCTTGTAATAGGCATTGCCTAAGCATTACTATCTGCCTTTTCTTACTATATTTATTGGTCTGTGCTGAAGTTTGACATCTCCATGATCTTAGTCATTTATAAAATTGCTGTTATGTTGATTTTTAAATCTAACAGTTTGTTCTTTTTATACCATCAATCCATTTTAAATGTCTAACATAGGGTTAGATCTGTCTGTTGACCGTATGATTGAAAATGTCATGCAAaagatttttatgttatttattattttttaataaatttttgctAGCATAACATGCCTTCAGCCTTCCTATCAGCTAATCCTTACAAGCCCCTAGTTTTCAACATagttaaatgtttttattttttacgaaTACATCAATAGGTATCGCAACACATCAATGGGTAATATGAATCAATATGGCTCTAACTCAAGTTCAGGAGGATATGGAGATAGATACGATGATGATCGTTATGATGGCCGATATGGTAACAGAGATGATGACCGCAATGGCTATGGGGACTCATATGGTCGTGTGGGAGATAAGTATAGCAGGGATTATGAGGACCGCTACAGCCGAGATGGATCCAGGGATGATGACTATCGAGGAAGAGGTCAAAGCACCAATGATTATCATTATGGATCAAGAGGTGGAAGTGCTGATTTTGATAAGGATCGTGTTTATGAGGATGATTGTCAGGATTCTTCAAGGTTTGTCTAGTTCCTATTTCCGTCAGCCAAATCAAATAATGATGTAAATTTGTAGATTCTTCCTTGAAGTATGTATCTTAAATATGAGCATTTGAATGACAGAGCAGAGAGTTTGGATACCTTAACAGGTTTCAGGAAAATGTTTTTGAAGTGACTATTAACCGAAATTAACGTGTGGTTATGAGTTACGATGTAATTCATCAATTAAGAATATTTGTGTATATTTAGAATTGTCATAAGGTAATTCTAAGCGTGTTCTTGGCAATCAGATTCTAGCATTGTCTAGTTTTGATAGTTGTGATTCTGGGGCTAAATGTCAAGTAAATACCATTAAACTATGAACTTGAGCAGTTAATGCAAACCGGATGCTTAAAAGGGTTTCATTACAGAAATAGGAATACAATATCTCCTGTAAAACAATTTAGATGCAAGTGTATAAATTGTTCAAGGTGGATCGATACTTGTTGAACATATTCCTTGTGATTAATCCAGCAGAAAggaagaaaattgaaaaataatggaGCTCGTGAATATGCTCCTGTCATACTTCGAGAATTCCAAAATAGTCATGTGGGTCTCTGTGCCTTATACATACACAAAAGTTTCCATTTGACAGGCACGATATGAAATGGTTAAAAAATTTGATCTTCTTGAAGCAAAGTTGCTTGCATTTTCTTGCTTGAATTTTTCTCTAAATGAGCCCAAGTCTGCCAACTTATCTAGTATTAGTTTGTTGCACATATTCTGAGAGCTgtgtcattatttttttgttgcaTTCATCCTAAAGTATTTTTAGCTTGCTTTTAATTGTTGTATCTtggttaaataattataatttgatcCTTCAAGATTATGCTAACGTTATTTTCCCTAATGAAGGGGTAGTGGTGCGAAAGCTGATGATCATTCTCAAGATGGAAGGTATTTATAATATGCCTGTCGACCTATTACTCTCGTGCTTAGCCTTTTTAACAAATATTAATCTAAACTGcataatttgtttaattattaaattagtaCTGTGGGGAAGAGGCTTGACCGGAAATATTCCGAGCAAAACCTTGCTGCACCTCCTAGTTACGAGGAGGCTATTAGTGCTACGCACAGCCCCGTTTATAGTGAAAGGTAAATTTGGACAAGCTTGCATCCGTTTTCTACTTTCTATCTGATGTTTCTGAAATTGTCTGGTCTTCGCTCTCGATTCTCATTGTTGACAGGAATGGGGAAAGTTCACCGGCATCTGCAGCAACAGCATCTGTTCCTCCTGCTGAGGCTAGTCCAATCCATGAAATATCTGCAACTTCTCCACCCCCAGTTCTTGCTTCCCCACCAACCCAAGTTTCAGCTCCAGATACAAATCAAGAGGTTAATGGGTTTGATGAGTTTGATCCACGCGGTTCGTTTTCAGGTAAAGCTGCAAGATGAATTGTCAGGAAATTAGTGTATTTCATGTTTCCTGAAATTACTATACAATTTATTTATACAAAGAGATAGACGCATTACATGTTACTTTCCTGTGCTTCTGCATTCCTCCACATTTTCTGTTATGGTAATTTCATTTTTGATTCATTAAAAAAACCCTACATTAATGTATGGATTTTAGTTGCCTGTGATGTTGAGATAATTCCAAGTCCGTGTTAATGATCTTTAAGCTTGAGATGGATACAGGGAAGTGTTTCTGTTCTTAGAGACTTTTAACCATGGAAATGTCACATTGTGTATTCTGTGCTTTATGTGTGAGTTATTAGTCAAAATGAATATGCCAAATGTTAAGTGATTTGTGAATTGTGATAAATATTGAGTTGGTTTTCTATTGAAGAacttgataaatatattttcttgtgATATAATGCTAATATCGTGCATCTACTTTTTTAAGCTGTGTTAAAATATAAATGTCAATAAAGTAGGAAAAGAGGGCTCACATTGATGATGACgtgattttattttgataaaaatcttTTTTGTAGCTACTCCAGCAACATCAAATGGTTTTGGTCCTGCTACTTCTGCCGATAAGGAGATAGATTTACTAGGTTCTTTGTCTGAGTCATTTTCATCGAATTCTTTGGCGCTTGTGCCTGCTACTGAACCAACTATGACCCCCGAAACTCTGGCCTCTGCAAACTTTAGTTCTGGATCCCAATTTGCAGCCGCATCATCAGCATCTACTATTCCTAATCAGGTGACCTTGATTTATAATATGGCATAGAATAGACTGATGTTGCTTATCATTCCGTACTGATTTTCTACATTGACTCTATTGAGAaggataatttttttgattaattGTTCATATGATTTTTGGCACTTGAGAATATAATAGGCCTTAATTCTTTGACCAATTTGCTTGTCTTTCCTTTTGTTTTCGATCACTTGATTCTTTGTTTCTTTCCGATGTTGGTTTAATTAGCGACTTCCCTCCAAAAGTCATTACaatctttttttctttgttttacaAAGTTTCAAGATAAAAAATCCAATGAGAAGGGTAAAGTAACTATTGTAGCTCCCTCATGCCACTACTTTTGTTAGATGTAGACGACCAGGGAGGAACCGAGGACATGACTTTGATGGTCCCCATATAACCAAACTAAAATCCATTATGCAACCCATATATCAGTAGTCATGAACTCACTTCTTCAACTTTATTTATACCTAGAAAATGAAACctcattaatatttattatttcaaaacTCCAATGGAGTCTGACGCAACCATCCCAATTCATACCCATCCTTACTCCTCTGGCtgccaccccaccccaccccaccctcCACACAAACATGTATTGAAATTAGGCATTGAATGTCGGCAATTTTCCTAGACTATTCAACCCAGGGAAAAAATGATTGCCCAACTTATGGATGAATGGTTGctcatcataaatattttttggttcTTCATTCTCTGTCCTTTATATGCCATCAATTACCAGGCTTTCGCATTTGTGGAAGTAAATATTATCTTTTCTGCAGTCTTTTGATGATCCATTTGGTGACGGTCCTTTTAAAGCTATTTCTTCTACATATGGCGTACCAGCTCAAGAACAGCTTTCTGCACCATCAATCAATCCCCACTCTAGTAAAAGCTTCGATGGACATCAGCCAGCTCAAATGGCTGGAACTGAATTTGGGAGTTCTGATGATGAATCAAGTTACATTCCATCTGTTCCGTCGGGGGTGCAACCTCCTTCTACGAATCCACAGTTCGCTCAACAGAATTCCTCAACCTTCAGCCAGGATATTGATATACTAGCCGATATTCTTCCACCATCTGTACCTTCAGGTTATCCAGTTCCAGCCAACCAAAATGCGACTCAGACTTGGTTTCCACCTCAAGTCAATCAGCTGTCACAATTAGGTTTACCATCTCTAACCAACCAAAACAGTTTTCAAGCACAAACAGGTCAGCATCAAGGTTTTCCTACTCAGCTTGGCCAACCTCCACCACAAACAAGTTACCCTCTTCAATCAGCAGAATCTGCTTCACAAACCAGTATTCTAGCTCATTCCATGGCTTTGACTTTTCCAGCTCAATCTGGTCAACCATCCCAATCACAAATGGGATTTTATTCTCAGAGTGGTCAACCTGCATATCTTACAGGGTTTCAATCTCAAAATGCCAGTATTCAGGGTCCTCCAAAGGCCAGTTTTCAGGCTCCTCTTGGAGGTCAGTCTGCACTGCCAAATCCACCAAATCCTAACTTCTATGGGATTCACCTGCAGCAAGATGTATCTACAGGTCCAGACTCTACCAATATGATTCCTCCTAGTTCTGGTGGACAAATTGTGCAGCACAACTTCCAACCACAGATAGGTTCTGCAGTTCCCACAGCTTCACCATTTGGCCCCCAAGCGCCACAATCGCGACCAATCAGCTTCACATCTCCTGTGTCATCTATGCCAGCTTCAATAGGGTCTTCTGCCGTGGTTCCTCAACCATCAAAAGACAAGTTTGAGACAAAATCCACTGTTTGGGCCGACACCCTCAGCCGTGGGCTAGTCAACCTGAATATTTCTGGACGTGAGcacatttttaattttagaCTTATTACATGTTTCTTCTACCACCACTCAACTGATCTAAAGATTTTCCTTTGCAGCTAAAACAAATCCACTCGCTGACATTGGAGTTGATTTTGATTCCATAAATCGCAAGGAGAAGAGGATGGAAAAACCCACGACAGCCCCAGTGACATCTACTATAACCATGGGTAAGGCTATGGGATCTGGTTCTGGGATGGGCCGCACTGGTACCAGTGCTCTAAGGCCTCCACCAAACCCAATGATGGGTCCTGGTATGAATATGACCGGTGTTCCAGGGGCTAGCATGGGCATGGCGGGAGATTATGGAGTAAACCAGCCAATGGTACGGGGGATGGGGATGAACATGGGCATGGGCCAAGGAATGAACTTGCAACAACAAGCAGGATTTCCTCCTGGAAACGCCATGCCTGGAGGTTATAATCCCATGATGGGAATGGGTAACTACAGTCAAAGACCGTATAGCGGTGGCTACTGAGGATCTCTAGCCACCATATATCATTGAGAATCTAGAGGTTACTATTCTTGTTTTTCGCAAGCAAAATGAGTCAACCACAAATCCAAGACCGAACACGAAAATGGTGCAAGATATAACCTTTTTTACCTGTATAATCAATCATATTGATTTAATGTTTGTAGCATGTATACATTTGTATTCATTATTTCAGGTATCTTTTACAGTCTCTTGTATGGCATTTTTGGGGTGACAATTGAGTTCCTTTTGTGCCCCATTATCATTATAGCTCTTGTGATGTGATTTGTATACCATTGAAGAGAACCTTCTCGGGTATCTCTATTTGTATTTTTTGACACAGACCACTTTTGATGAGTGTTGTCCACACTGAAtaaagtttatttttatttatttttttacatacaATTCCATTTTGGATTTAATCTTCTCGATCATTTAGTTTATCTCCTTCCGTCGAAGGGTAGTCGGAACCTTGCAAAAGAATGGGCACAGGTGTTCTCAGTTGATATCACCGGAAAATTCCGGTCCCATTTTGCGTCACGGTGCGATTTTGGAGCTTTAGTCATCGTGCActggaattttatgattaaacatgTCTAGAAGATATGTTCCATGATAGTATTACTGCGTAATAATGgatgaaatataaatttatataggTGGATTCATGTGTGTTTTTACTATCTAAACTAAATtgctaaaaatatataatattatataaaaagataaattataaatgatggattaataaaatttcaaaagttTGTCTCTGCTAAAATTAGTAAAACAAAAGGGGTTTCACTAGAATATCAAAATTAGTTATTCTAAAAGTATCATCTACTTTAGTAACTAGCAACCGATAATAGATAATGTATGTTATTGATACAcggaaaataataattaacacATCAAAATTAACTAAGTCCATCGACTATTTCACGcattaattttgtgaaacaaatctCCTATATGACACAACTAGGGGTGAgcaaccgaaccgaattagccataaccgaaccgaaatatttagccataaccgaaccgaccgaattaattttcataaccgatgaaaaccgaaccgaattaaaatcggttgATTCGGTCACGATtagttttaagaaaaatttgtgatttaactttaattatatatataatttttcttaaacacTACAATCTACACAAATGGAGAATAGAAAAGTAAGAACGAGAAATTCGGTTAGAGAAGTGAgaacaaaatcataaattagaattagggttgattttaaaatttaaaattaatatatatatatatatacatatatatataaattgataaataataaaaatttattaaataatagtatttattatattagttaattcggttaaccgatttcaaaattttgaaaaccgtaaccgaacTGAATTAacgatataaccgaatttttttaaatttgaaaaccgaatttccaaaattaccgaaccgaattttcgaattagctcggttcggtcggttaattcggtttaactgAAATCTTGCCCTAGACAcaactcatgaaaaattattatttttatgtcaaaatattaattttcattccaAATATGGACCAAGTCGACCCATCTCACGGATATTtatacgtgagaccgtctcacaaatgACCGACTATTGTTTGTGAGTGACCCTCGATCTATGTCTTTATTCGATTTTTATCCATAtagttaataataaaatagtCAAAGATTTCACTACTCTTGTCACAATATTGTAATCAAAAttgaaattgaagaaaaacacaaataaaTTCCCTAAAATTATAAAAGAGAAAATGGACTATTATAAAAATCCTATTGTAAATTCCATTCTCACTTTGTTTTGAACCTACTagaacatactaaataattaatagaCCGTAATTCAAAATTCATAGTTGCCATTATAGAGCAACATTTAATATGGTGCCAAACACAATAGATTTAGTCTACGTCTTTTggaatataaattttgtttatgatttattattttatttataacttttttggaatataaattttgtttttgatttatttatttatttataacttTTAATAATCTATTTAATAGTGATTTATAGCTTGTGTGTATTAACTATGTTTTGAAATTAGGACGATATTTATTTCATGGAGTAGGTATTATATGagggcaaaaatttgtgtgagacattctcactggtcgtattttttgttatatatatttcttatttgggtcattcatgaaaaaatattattttttatgctaaaatgattattttttattgcgaatatcggtagggttgacccgtctcacagataaagattcatgagaccgtctcacaa comes from Primulina huaijiensis isolate GDHJ02 chromosome 2, ASM1229523v2, whole genome shotgun sequence and encodes:
- the LOC140964418 gene encoding clathrin interactor EPSIN 3-like, with amino-acid sequence MKKAFGQTVRDIKREVNKKVLKVPSIEQKVLDATSNEPWGPHGLLLADIAQSTRNYHEYQMIMGVLWKRINDTGKNWRHVYKALTVLEYLVAHGSEKVIDEIREHAYQISTLSDFQYIDSSGRDQGNNVRKKSQSLVVLVNDKERIQEVRQKAAANRDKYRNTSMGNMNQYGSNSSSGGYGDRYDDDRYDGRYGNRDDDRNGYGDSYGRVGDKYSRDYEDRYSRDGSRDDDYRGRGQSTNDYHYGSRGGSADFDKDRVYEDDCQDSSRGSGAKADDHSQDGSTVGKRLDRKYSEQNLAAPPSYEEAISATHSPVYSERNGESSPASAATASVPPAEASPIHEISATSPPPVLASPPTQVSAPDTNQEVNGFDEFDPRGSFSATPATSNGFGPATSADKEIDLLGSLSESFSSNSLALVPATEPTMTPETLASANFSSGSQFAAASSASTIPNQSFDDPFGDGPFKAISSTYGVPAQEQLSAPSINPHSSKSFDGHQPAQMAGTEFGSSDDESSYIPSVPSGVQPPSTNPQFAQQNSSTFSQDIDILADILPPSVPSGYPVPANQNATQTWFPPQVNQLSQLGLPSLTNQNSFQAQTGQHQGFPTQLGQPPPQTSYPLQSAESASQTSILAHSMALTFPAQSGQPSQSQMGFYSQSGQPAYLTGFQSQNASIQGPPKASFQAPLGGQSALPNPPNPNFYGIHLQQDVSTGPDSTNMIPPSSGGQIVQHNFQPQIGSAVPTASPFGPQAPQSRPISFTSPVSSMPASIGSSAVVPQPSKDKFETKSTVWADTLSRGLVNLNISGPKTNPLADIGVDFDSINRKEKRMEKPTTAPVTSTITMGKAMGSGSGMGRTGTSALRPPPNPMMGPGMNMTGVPGASMGMAGDYGVNQPMVRGMGMNMGMGQGMNLQQQAGFPPGNAMPGGYNPMMGMGNYSQRPYSGGY